In Rhinolophus sinicus isolate RSC01 linkage group LG17, ASM3656204v1, whole genome shotgun sequence, one DNA window encodes the following:
- the LOC109458629 gene encoding complement receptor type 2 isoform X5, which translates to MVVTYQCHTGPNGKKLYDLVGEKSIYCTSKDNRVGIWSSPSPQCINLVKCPIPEVENGIMESGFKHYFSLNDTVMFKCKPGFTMKGNNIVWCQPNSTWNPPLPKCFKGCLPPPHIHHGNYNKMDKEFFSTGQEVSYSCEPGYTLIGADSMQCTSLGTWSHRAPKCEVKSCDAIANELLNGRMVAPPSLQLGAEVSFICDEGYRLNGKSSSQCVAEGMRVLWNNKIPVCERITCDPPPPIKNGWNGYFSGPIPLKTVVRYTCSYGFRQIGDRHLFCISNDQVNGIWDKAAPICEYYNKNAICPEPIVPGGYKDKRAKPPYRHGDSVTFTCHTNFTMKGNKSVWCQANKTWGPTPLPTCESDFPLECPPLPMIPNGHHTGKNVGSFVPGFSVTYSCEPGYLLVGEKTISCLSSGDWSAIIPTCKEARCKPPGPLLNGQMKGPPSLRVGETVNFSCNEGYRLQGQPSSRCVIAGQDALWTKMPVCEEILCLPPPPILNGSHTGHPSMNVRYGSTVTYTCDPDPEKGVNFNLIGENTIRCTSDSQKTGMWSGPAPRCELSVPAIQCQPPQILRGQISSGQKDQYSYNDTVVFACLSGFTLKGSKGIRCNAQGTWEPSAPVCEKECQAPPKILNGRKEDRHRIRFDPGTSVKYSCDVGYVLVGEESLHCTPEGVWTPTAPKCKVAECKPIGKHLYEKPRDQFIRLDVNSSCDEGYRLGESVYQQCQGAIPWFVEIRLCKEITCPPPPVIINGTHTGSSSEDVLYGTTVTYTCNPGPERGVTFNLIGESTIRCTSNNQERGIWSGPAPLCKLSLPAVQCSRVHVANGYQISDKDAPYFYNDSVTFKCNNGFTLKGSSQIRCKANNTWDPEIPVCEKGCQPPSGLHHGRHTGGNRVFFVSGMTVDYTCDPGYLLVGNKSIHCVPSGNWSPSAPRCEEAPCQPVGENVQEPPAGSHVILVNTSCQDGYQLTGHAYRKCEDPENGVWFQRIPLCKVIQCPPPAVIHNGRHTGVMAEHFLYGTEVSYECDQGFSLLGQKSIRCISDAEGRASWSGLPPQCLKPPPVTHCPNPEVKNGHKLNKTHSSYSHNDTVYVVCNPGFIMNGSHSIRCHTNNQWVPGIPTCIKTAFLGCQPPFKIPNGNHTGGDVARFSPGMSVLYSCDQGYLLVGDELLLCTHEGTWSQPAPYCKEVNCSFPEYMNGIQKGLESGKKYQYGAVVTLECEDGYTLEGSPQSQCQEDHLWNPPLAVCKSQGSFPLLVGGFSTGLVFLIFLVIVTLCMILKHRNRNYATKSPTGRELHLETREVYSIDPYNPAS; encoded by the exons ATGGTGGTGACTTATCAGTGCCACACTGGACCCAATGGGAAAAAGCTGTATGACCTCGTGGGTGAGAAGTCAATATACTGTACCAGCAAAGACAATCGAGTTGGCATCTGGAGCAGCCCTTCCCCTCAGTGCATTAATCTAGTCAAATGCCCAATTCCAGAAGTTGAAAATGGAATTATGGAATCTggatttaaacattatttttctttaaatgatacTGTGATGTTCAAGTGTAAGCCTGGCTTTACCATGAAAGGAAACAATATAGTATGGTGCCAACCAAACAGTACATGGAATCCTCCACTGCCGAAGTGCTTCAAGG GGTGTCTCCCACCTCCACATATCCACCATGGTAATTAtaacaaaatggataaagaattctTTTCAACTGGACAGGAAGTGTCCTACAGCTGTGAGCCTGGCTACACTCTCATTGGAGCTGACTCTATGCAGTGTACATCCTTGGGAACCTGGAGCCATAGAGCACCCAAATGTGAAG TGAAATCATGTGATGCCATTGCAAACGAACTTCTCAACGGCCGTATGGTGGCTCCTCCTAGTCTCCAGCTTGGGGCAgaggtttcatttatttgtgatgAGGG GTACCGGTTAAACGGCAAATCTTCTAGTCAATGTGTCGCAGAGGGAATGAGAGTGCTCTGGAATAATAAGATTCCTGTCTGTGAAA gGATTACTTGTGACCCTCCTCCTCCTATCAAAAATGGCTGGAATGGTTATTTTTCTGGCCCCATACCTCTTAAAACTGTGGTAAGGTACACCTGTTCATATGGCTTCCGCCAAATTGGAGACAGACATCTTTTTTGTATAAGTAATGACCAAGTGAATGGAATCTGGGACAAAGCTGCTCCTATATGTGAATATTACAACAAAAATGCCATTTGCCCTGAGCCCATAGTACCAgggggatacaaagataaaagaGCTAAGCCACCATACAGACATGGTGATTCTGTGACATTTACCTGTCATACCAACTTCACCATGAAAGGAAACAAGTCCGTTTGGTGCCAAGCAAACAAAACGTGGGGGCCGACGCCATTACCAACCTGTGAGAGTG ATTTCCCTCTGGAGTGTCCACCACTTCCCATGATCCCCAATGGACATCACACAGGAAAGAACGTTGGCTCCTTTGTCCCTGGATTTTCTGTGACTTATAGCTGTGAACCTGGCTATTTGCTTGTTGGAGAAAAGACCATTAGCTGTTTGTCGTCAGGAGACTGGAGTGCCATCATTCCCACATGTAAAG AGGCACGGTGTAAACCTCCAGGACCACTTCTCAATGGGCAGATGAAGGGGCCTCCAAGTCTTCGAGTTGGTGAAACTGTGAACTTTTCCTGTAACGAAGG GTATCGATTACAAGGCCAACCTTCCAGTAGGTGTGTAATTGCTGGACAAGATGCTTTATGGACCAAGATGCCTGTTTGTGAAG AAATTCTTTGCCTGCCACCTCCTCCCATTCTCAACGGAAGTCATACAGGCCACCCTTCAATGAATGTTCGATATGGAAGCACAGTCACTTACACTTGTGACCCGGACCCAGAGAAGGGAGTGAACTTCAACCTGATTGGGGAGAACACCATCCGTTGTACCAGCGATAGTCAGAAGACTGGGATGTGGAGTGGCCCTGCCCCACGCTGCGAACTTTCTGTTCCTGCGATTCAGTGTCAACCTCCCCAGATCCTAAGAGGCCAAATATCATCTGGGCAGAAAGATCAATATTCCTATAATGACACTGTGGTATTTGCTTGCTTGAGTGGCTTCACCTTGAAGGGCAGCAAGGGAATCCGATGTAACGCCCAAGGCACATGGGAGCCATCCGCACCCGTCTGTGAGAAGG AGTGCCAAGCTCCTCCTAAAATCCTCAATGGGCGAAAGGAAGATAGGCACAGGATCCGCTTTGACCCTGGAACATCCGTAAAATATAGCTGTGACGTTGGCTATGTGCTAGTGGGAGAAGAATCTTTACATTGTACCCCTGAGGGGGTGTGGACACCCACTGCCCCCAAATGCAAAG TGGCAGAATGTAAACCCATAGGAAAACATCTGTATGAAAAACCCCGGGATCAATTTATTAGACTGGATGTTAACTCTTCTTGCGATGAAGG GTACCGATTAGGTGAGAGTGTTTATCAGCAGTGTCAAGGTGCGATTCCTTGGTTTGTGGAGATTCGTCTTTGTAAAG AAATCACCTGCCCACCACCCCCTGTTATCATCAATGGGACACACACAGGGAGCTCCTCAGAAGACGTTCTATATGGAACCACAGTCACTTACACATGTAACCCCGGGCCCGAGAGAGGAGTAACATTCAACCTCATTGGGGAGAGCACCATCCGTTGTACAAGCAACAATCAGGAGAGGGGCATCTGGAGTGGCCCTGCTCCTCTCTGTAAACTTTCCCTCCCTGCTGTTCAGTGCTCACGTGTCCACGTCGCAAATGGATACCAGATATCTGACAAAGACGCCCCATATTTCTACAATGACAGTGTGACATTCAAATGTAATAATGGATTTACTTTGAAGGGCAGCAGTCAGATTCGTTGCAAAGCCAATAACACCTGGGATCCTGAAATACCAGTCTGTGAAAAAG GCTGCCAGCCACCCTCTGGGCTCCACCATGGTCGGCATACAGGTGGAAATAGGGTCTTCTTTGTCTCTGGGATGACTGTAGACTACACCTGTGACCCTGGCTACTTGCTTGTGGGAAACAAATCCATTCACTGTGTGCCTTCAGGAAACTGGAGTCCTTCTGCCCCTCGGTGTGAAG AAGCACCATGTCAACCTGTGGGAGAAAATGTTCAAGAGCCTCCAGCTGGTTCGCATGTGATCCTGGTTAATACATCCTGTCAGGATGG GTACCAGTTGACTGGACATGCTTATCGGAAGTGTGAGGATCCTGAGAATGGTGTTTGGTTCCAAAGGATTCCACTCTGTAAAG TTATTCAGTGTCCACCCCCAGCAGTGATTCACAATGGGAGGCACACAGGTGTGATGGCTGAACACTTTCTATATGGAACTGAAGTCTCTTACGAATGTGACCAAGGATTCTCTCTTCTGGGACAGAAGAGCATACGATGCATAAGTGATGCTGAAGGACGCGCATCTTGGAGTGGACTGCCTCCACAGTGCTTGAAACCTCCTCCTGTGACCCACTGCCCCAACCCAGAAGTCAAAAATGGACACAAGTTAAATAAAACTCATTCTTCGTATTCCCACAATGACACAGTGTATGTTGTCTGCAACCCCGGCTTTATCATGAATGGCAGTCACTCGATTAGGTGCCACACCAATAACCAATGGGTGCCAGGTATACCAACTTGTATTAAAACAG CTTTCTTAGGATGTCAACCTCCATTTAAGATCCCCAATGGGAATCATACTGGTGGAGATGTAGCTCGCTTTTCTCCTGGAATGTCAGTCCTGTACAGCTGTGACCAAGGCTACCTGTTGGTAGGAGATGAACTTCTTCTTTGCACACATGAGGGAACCTGGAGCCAACCTGCCCCTTATTGTAAAG AGGTAAACTGTAGCTTCCCAGAGTATATGAATGGAATCCAGAAAGGGCTGGAGTCTGGGAAAAAGTATCAGTACGGAGCTGTCGTCACTTTGGAGTGTGAAGACGGGTACACGCTGGAAGGCAGTCCCCAGAGCCAGTGCCAGGAGGATCACCTGTGGAACCCTCCCCTGGCTGTTTGCAAATCACAAG gctcatttcctcttcttgttGGTG ggTTTTCTACAGGCTTAGTATTTCTTATCTTCTTGGTTATTGTCACCTTATGCATGATATTAAAACACAGAAATCG CAATTATGCAACTAAAAGCCCTACAGGAAGAGAACTGCATTTAGAAACACGAGAAGTATATTCTATTGATCCATACAACCCAGCAAGTTAA
- the LOC109458629 gene encoding complement receptor type 2 isoform X1 gives MGTASLLWVFLAIVTPGVLGQCKLLPVYDFAKPKIQSDQSEFAVGTSWEYECLPGYSKKSFFTMCLETSKWSDAKEYCKRKSCVSPGELLHGSVLMPSGVVFGSTVTYSCDEGYRLIGDSSATCIISGNTVIWDKDMPFCESIPCESPPPIINGYFHSSSSDFYYGMVVTYQCHTGPNGKKLYDLVGEKSIYCTSKDNRVGIWSSPSPQCINLVKCPIPEVENGIMESGFKHYFSLNDTVMFKCKPGFTMKGNNIVWCQPNSTWNPPLPKCFKGCLPPPHIHHGNYNKMDKEFFSTGQEVSYSCEPGYTLIGADSMQCTSLGTWSHRAPKCEVKSCDAIANELLNGRMVAPPSLQLGAEVSFICDEGYRLNGKSSSQCVAEGMRVLWNNKIPVCERITCDPPPPIKNGWNGYFSGPIPLKTVVRYTCSYGFRQIGDRHLFCISNDQVNGIWDKAAPICEYYNKNAICPEPIVPGGYKDKRAKPPYRHGDSVTFTCHTNFTMKGNKSVWCQANKTWGPTPLPTCESDFPLECPPLPMIPNGHHTGKNVGSFVPGFSVTYSCEPGYLLVGEKTISCLSSGDWSAIIPTCKEARCKPPGPLLNGQMKGPPSLRVGETVNFSCNEGYRLQGQPSSRCVIAGQDALWTKMPVCEEILCLPPPPILNGSHTGHPSMNVRYGSTVTYTCDPDPEKGVNFNLIGENTIRCTSDSQKTGMWSGPAPRCELSVPAIQCQPPQILRGQISSGQKDQYSYNDTVVFACLSGFTLKGSKGIRCNAQGTWEPSAPVCEKECQAPPKILNGRKEDRHRIRFDPGTSVKYSCDVGYVLVGEESLHCTPEGVWTPTAPKCKVAECKPIGKHLYEKPRDQFIRLDVNSSCDEGYRLGESVYQQCQGAIPWFVEIRLCKEITCPPPPVIINGTHTGSSSEDVLYGTTVTYTCNPGPERGVTFNLIGESTIRCTSNNQERGIWSGPAPLCKLSLPAVQCSRVHVANGYQISDKDAPYFYNDSVTFKCNNGFTLKGSSQIRCKANNTWDPEIPVCEKGCQPPSGLHHGRHTGGNRVFFVSGMTVDYTCDPGYLLVGNKSIHCVPSGNWSPSAPRCEEAPCQPVGENVQEPPAGSHVILVNTSCQDGYQLTGHAYRKCEDPENGVWFQRIPLCKVIQCPPPAVIHNGRHTGVMAEHFLYGTEVSYECDQGFSLLGQKSIRCISDAEGRASWSGLPPQCLKPPPVTHCPNPEVKNGHKLNKTHSSYSHNDTVYVVCNPGFIMNGSHSIRCHTNNQWVPGIPTCIKTAFLGCQPPFKIPNGNHTGGDVARFSPGMSVLYSCDQGYLLVGDELLLCTHEGTWSQPAPYCKEVNCSFPEYMNGIQKGLESGKKYQYGAVVTLECEDGYTLEGSPQSQCQEDHLWNPPLAVCKSQGSFPLLVGGFSTGLVFLIFLVIVTLCMILKHRNRNYATKSPTGRELHLETREVYSIDPYNPAS, from the exons GTCAGTGTAAGCTCCTGCCAGTGTATGATTTTGCTAAGCCTAAAATTCAGAGTGATCAGTCTGAGTTTGCTGTTGGGACATCTTGGGAATATGAATGCCTTCCTGGGTATAGCAAGAAGTCATTCTTTACCATGTGCCTAGAGACCTCGAAGTGGTCAGATGCTAAGGAATACTGTAAAC GTAAATCATGTGTGAGTCCTGGAGAACTCCTCCATGGCTCTGTCCTCATGCCCTCAGGTGTCGTGTTTGGGTCAACAGTTACATATTCTTGTGATGAAGG atACCGACTCATTGGTGACTCATCTGCTACATGTATTATCTCAGGCAACACTGTAATCTGGGATAAGGACATGCCTTTTTGTGAAT CTATACCTTGTGAGTCACCCCCACCCATCATCAATGGGTACTTTCACAGCAGCAGTAGCGACTTTTACTATGGAATGGTGGTGACTTATCAGTGCCACACTGGACCCAATGGGAAAAAGCTGTATGACCTCGTGGGTGAGAAGTCAATATACTGTACCAGCAAAGACAATCGAGTTGGCATCTGGAGCAGCCCTTCCCCTCAGTGCATTAATCTAGTCAAATGCCCAATTCCAGAAGTTGAAAATGGAATTATGGAATCTggatttaaacattatttttctttaaatgatacTGTGATGTTCAAGTGTAAGCCTGGCTTTACCATGAAAGGAAACAATATAGTATGGTGCCAACCAAACAGTACATGGAATCCTCCACTGCCGAAGTGCTTCAAGG GGTGTCTCCCACCTCCACATATCCACCATGGTAATTAtaacaaaatggataaagaattctTTTCAACTGGACAGGAAGTGTCCTACAGCTGTGAGCCTGGCTACACTCTCATTGGAGCTGACTCTATGCAGTGTACATCCTTGGGAACCTGGAGCCATAGAGCACCCAAATGTGAAG TGAAATCATGTGATGCCATTGCAAACGAACTTCTCAACGGCCGTATGGTGGCTCCTCCTAGTCTCCAGCTTGGGGCAgaggtttcatttatttgtgatgAGGG GTACCGGTTAAACGGCAAATCTTCTAGTCAATGTGTCGCAGAGGGAATGAGAGTGCTCTGGAATAATAAGATTCCTGTCTGTGAAA gGATTACTTGTGACCCTCCTCCTCCTATCAAAAATGGCTGGAATGGTTATTTTTCTGGCCCCATACCTCTTAAAACTGTGGTAAGGTACACCTGTTCATATGGCTTCCGCCAAATTGGAGACAGACATCTTTTTTGTATAAGTAATGACCAAGTGAATGGAATCTGGGACAAAGCTGCTCCTATATGTGAATATTACAACAAAAATGCCATTTGCCCTGAGCCCATAGTACCAgggggatacaaagataaaagaGCTAAGCCACCATACAGACATGGTGATTCTGTGACATTTACCTGTCATACCAACTTCACCATGAAAGGAAACAAGTCCGTTTGGTGCCAAGCAAACAAAACGTGGGGGCCGACGCCATTACCAACCTGTGAGAGTG ATTTCCCTCTGGAGTGTCCACCACTTCCCATGATCCCCAATGGACATCACACAGGAAAGAACGTTGGCTCCTTTGTCCCTGGATTTTCTGTGACTTATAGCTGTGAACCTGGCTATTTGCTTGTTGGAGAAAAGACCATTAGCTGTTTGTCGTCAGGAGACTGGAGTGCCATCATTCCCACATGTAAAG AGGCACGGTGTAAACCTCCAGGACCACTTCTCAATGGGCAGATGAAGGGGCCTCCAAGTCTTCGAGTTGGTGAAACTGTGAACTTTTCCTGTAACGAAGG GTATCGATTACAAGGCCAACCTTCCAGTAGGTGTGTAATTGCTGGACAAGATGCTTTATGGACCAAGATGCCTGTTTGTGAAG AAATTCTTTGCCTGCCACCTCCTCCCATTCTCAACGGAAGTCATACAGGCCACCCTTCAATGAATGTTCGATATGGAAGCACAGTCACTTACACTTGTGACCCGGACCCAGAGAAGGGAGTGAACTTCAACCTGATTGGGGAGAACACCATCCGTTGTACCAGCGATAGTCAGAAGACTGGGATGTGGAGTGGCCCTGCCCCACGCTGCGAACTTTCTGTTCCTGCGATTCAGTGTCAACCTCCCCAGATCCTAAGAGGCCAAATATCATCTGGGCAGAAAGATCAATATTCCTATAATGACACTGTGGTATTTGCTTGCTTGAGTGGCTTCACCTTGAAGGGCAGCAAGGGAATCCGATGTAACGCCCAAGGCACATGGGAGCCATCCGCACCCGTCTGTGAGAAGG AGTGCCAAGCTCCTCCTAAAATCCTCAATGGGCGAAAGGAAGATAGGCACAGGATCCGCTTTGACCCTGGAACATCCGTAAAATATAGCTGTGACGTTGGCTATGTGCTAGTGGGAGAAGAATCTTTACATTGTACCCCTGAGGGGGTGTGGACACCCACTGCCCCCAAATGCAAAG TGGCAGAATGTAAACCCATAGGAAAACATCTGTATGAAAAACCCCGGGATCAATTTATTAGACTGGATGTTAACTCTTCTTGCGATGAAGG GTACCGATTAGGTGAGAGTGTTTATCAGCAGTGTCAAGGTGCGATTCCTTGGTTTGTGGAGATTCGTCTTTGTAAAG AAATCACCTGCCCACCACCCCCTGTTATCATCAATGGGACACACACAGGGAGCTCCTCAGAAGACGTTCTATATGGAACCACAGTCACTTACACATGTAACCCCGGGCCCGAGAGAGGAGTAACATTCAACCTCATTGGGGAGAGCACCATCCGTTGTACAAGCAACAATCAGGAGAGGGGCATCTGGAGTGGCCCTGCTCCTCTCTGTAAACTTTCCCTCCCTGCTGTTCAGTGCTCACGTGTCCACGTCGCAAATGGATACCAGATATCTGACAAAGACGCCCCATATTTCTACAATGACAGTGTGACATTCAAATGTAATAATGGATTTACTTTGAAGGGCAGCAGTCAGATTCGTTGCAAAGCCAATAACACCTGGGATCCTGAAATACCAGTCTGTGAAAAAG GCTGCCAGCCACCCTCTGGGCTCCACCATGGTCGGCATACAGGTGGAAATAGGGTCTTCTTTGTCTCTGGGATGACTGTAGACTACACCTGTGACCCTGGCTACTTGCTTGTGGGAAACAAATCCATTCACTGTGTGCCTTCAGGAAACTGGAGTCCTTCTGCCCCTCGGTGTGAAG AAGCACCATGTCAACCTGTGGGAGAAAATGTTCAAGAGCCTCCAGCTGGTTCGCATGTGATCCTGGTTAATACATCCTGTCAGGATGG GTACCAGTTGACTGGACATGCTTATCGGAAGTGTGAGGATCCTGAGAATGGTGTTTGGTTCCAAAGGATTCCACTCTGTAAAG TTATTCAGTGTCCACCCCCAGCAGTGATTCACAATGGGAGGCACACAGGTGTGATGGCTGAACACTTTCTATATGGAACTGAAGTCTCTTACGAATGTGACCAAGGATTCTCTCTTCTGGGACAGAAGAGCATACGATGCATAAGTGATGCTGAAGGACGCGCATCTTGGAGTGGACTGCCTCCACAGTGCTTGAAACCTCCTCCTGTGACCCACTGCCCCAACCCAGAAGTCAAAAATGGACACAAGTTAAATAAAACTCATTCTTCGTATTCCCACAATGACACAGTGTATGTTGTCTGCAACCCCGGCTTTATCATGAATGGCAGTCACTCGATTAGGTGCCACACCAATAACCAATGGGTGCCAGGTATACCAACTTGTATTAAAACAG CTTTCTTAGGATGTCAACCTCCATTTAAGATCCCCAATGGGAATCATACTGGTGGAGATGTAGCTCGCTTTTCTCCTGGAATGTCAGTCCTGTACAGCTGTGACCAAGGCTACCTGTTGGTAGGAGATGAACTTCTTCTTTGCACACATGAGGGAACCTGGAGCCAACCTGCCCCTTATTGTAAAG AGGTAAACTGTAGCTTCCCAGAGTATATGAATGGAATCCAGAAAGGGCTGGAGTCTGGGAAAAAGTATCAGTACGGAGCTGTCGTCACTTTGGAGTGTGAAGACGGGTACACGCTGGAAGGCAGTCCCCAGAGCCAGTGCCAGGAGGATCACCTGTGGAACCCTCCCCTGGCTGTTTGCAAATCACAAG gctcatttcctcttcttgttGGTG ggTTTTCTACAGGCTTAGTATTTCTTATCTTCTTGGTTATTGTCACCTTATGCATGATATTAAAACACAGAAATCG CAATTATGCAACTAAAAGCCCTACAGGAAGAGAACTGCATTTAGAAACACGAGAAGTATATTCTATTGATCCATACAACCCAGCAAGTTAA